CTTTGGCACTAAATTGATATAGTATAAATATTAATTTTTGATAAAGTACAACCTAGATGGTCCATATGTTTTGATTTTGATAGCATCAAATTGATTGACTATTGGTAAGGCTTTTGGTTGCTCAACAATCAAAACACCCTCTGATTTTAACAAATTTTTTGCGAGTAAGCCAGTCTTGGCATCAAAACTGACAAAGGGTGGTGCAAAAAATATTAAGTCGTAATGATTTGGTTCACTTGACAATACAAAATTTTCTACGTCCTGATAGAATAAGTGGTATGTTGGATTAAAACCTAATCGATAGATATTGATCATATTAGTCTTAATTGCCGTAGTCGCATCCTTTGAATTGTCTACAAAATCTGCTTTTTGAATGCCAAGACTTAGGGCTGTGATGCCCAATGCACCACTC
The DNA window shown above is from Candidatus Saccharibacteria bacterium and carries:
- a CDS encoding RsmD family RNA methyltransferase, which codes for SGALGITALSLGIQKADFVDNSKDATTAIKTNMINIYRLGFNPTYHLFYQDVENFVLSSEPNHYDLIFFAPPFVSFDAKTGLLAKNLLKSEGVLIVEQPKALPIVNQFDAIKIKTYGPSRLYFIKN